The genome window GCCGCAAGCAGCTTCGCGATGTCGTGGAAGTGAAGTCCGGTGGTCGGCTCGTCGAAGATGAAGAGGGTTGGCCGCTCGTCCTGCCCCTTGGTGAGGAAGCTGGCCAGCTTGATGCGCTGCGCCTCGCCGCCCGATAGCGTGCTGCTGCTCTGGCCGAGTTTCACGTATCCCATGCCGGTCTGCTGGAGCGGAAGGAGCTTCTGCACGATGCGCGCGCACGCGCCTAGGCTCTGGTGCGGGGAGAAGAAGGCGATCGCGTCATCCACCGTCATGGCGAGCAGGTCGGAGACATCGATGCCCTGGAACTTCACGTCGAGCACTTCGTCCCGGAAGCGCCGGCCCTTGCATGCCTCGCAGGTGAGGCTGATATCCGCCATGAACTGCATCTCGATGCGGACCTCGCCTTCACCCTGGCAGACCTCACAGCGCCCGCCATCGACATTGAAGCTGAAATGACTCGGCTTGTAGCCGCGCACCTTGGCCACTTCCTGCTCGCTGAACAATTGCCGCACCTCGTCCCACGCCTTCACGTACGTCACCGGGTTGCTGCGGCTGCTGCGGCCGATGGGATTCTGATCCACCAGCTCAACGGCCTCGATGCGAGCGAGGTCGCCTTCGATCGCGGTGTGCTCGCCAGGCCGCTCGCTGAAGCCTTCGAGGTGGCGCTTGATGGCCGGGTAGAGGATGCGCTTCACGAGCGTGGTCTTGCCGCTTCCGCTCACGCCCGTGACCACGGTGAGCATGTGGAGAGGGAAGGCCACGTCGATGTCCTTGAGATTGTGCTCGCGTGCGCCGCGAAGCAGGAGTCTATCGCGCACAGGACGATGTTTCTCTGGCGGCGATATGCGCTCGCGTCCGGTGAGGTAGCGCGCGGTGAGTCCATCGCTCGACGCCAGCGCCTCGAATGGCCCGCTGAATACCACTTCACCGCCGTGGCTGCCCGCCATGGGGCCCATGTCGATGAGGTGGTCCGCTGCGCGCATCACTTCCTCGTCGTGCTCCACCACGATCACCGTGTTGCCCAGATCGCGCAGTTTCTTCAGCACGCCGATGAGGCGCTCGGTGTCGCGCGGGTGCAGGCCGATGCTGGGCTCGTCGAGGATGTACATGCTCCCGACAAGGCTGCTGCCAAGCGATGTGGCCAGGTCGATGCGCTGGGTCTCGCCGCCGCTGAGGGTGTTGCTTCGCCGATCGAGCGTGAGGTAGCCTACGCCAACATCGGACAGGTAGCGCAGGCGATTGCCGATCTCCTTGAGCAGCCGCGCGGCGATGCGGTGCTGGGCATCGTTCAGCTCCAGCTCCTCGAAGAAGCGCAGGCATTCCGCGATGGGCATGCTCGTGAGCTCGGTGATGTCCTTACCGCCCAACTTCACATAGCGCGCTTCCTTCCGCAGGCGAGTGCCTTCGCATTCAGTGCAAGTGGTCTTGCCGCGGTAGCGGCTGGCCAGCACGCGGTACTGGATCTTGTAGCTCTTCTCCTCCACGTACTTGAAGAAGGCGTCGATGCCATGCAGGCCCTTGGCACCATTCCACAGGAGCTTCCGATGCTCGGCTGAGAGTTCGCGGTAGGGGCGGTGGATGGGGAAGTCGTGCTTCGAGCTATCGCGGATGAAATCGCGCTTCCACTCGCTGAGCACCTCACCGCGCCAGGGAGCCACGCAATCGTCGTAGAGGCTCAGGCGCTTGTCGGGGATCACCAGTTCGGCATCGATGCCGATGATGCTTCCATAGCCTTCGCACTTCGGGCAGGCGCCTACGGGGTCGTTGAAGCTGAAGAGGTTCGGGCTGGGCTCCTCGAAGGTGATGCCGTCGAGCTCGAACTTGTCGCTGAAGCCCATTTGCCTGCCATCCTCTCCCAAGAGGATGAGCTCGCCGTGTCCTTCGAAGAAGGCGGTCTCCGCGCTGTCGGCCGTGCGGCTCTCGTTCTCCTGATCGCCAGGCACGGCGCTGAGGCGATCAACCACGAGGAAGTAGGTGCCCTTCAGCGTTTTCCTGTCCGACAGGAGATCCTCAATGCGGTGCACATCGGATCCGTCGTGCACACGCGCATAGCCTTGTTGCTGCAGGACGTCGAGGTGCTCCTTGATGCTGCGGCCCTTTGGGATGGCCAGCGGTGAAAGCATCAGCACCGTGCTGCCGTATGGGTAGCTGTTCACGCCCGCCACGACATCCTCGATGGTATGCCGCTTCACAAGCTGACCGCTCGTGGGCGAGATGGTCTCGCCGGCGCGCGCGAAGAGCAGCTTGAGGTGGTCGTACACCTCGGTGCTGGTGCCCACGGTGCTGCGCGGGTTGCTGCTCTGCACCTTCTGCTCGATGGCGATGGCGGGACTGATGCCGATGATGCGGTCCACATCGGGCTTCTCCAAGCGGCCCATGAACTGCCGAGCGTAGCTGCTGAGGCTCTCCACATAGCGGCGCTGGCCTTCGGCATAGAGCGTATCGAACGCCAAACTGCTCTTTCCGCTGCCGCTGAGCCCGGTGACCACCACCAGCTTGCCGCGCGGGATCTCTACGCTGATGTTCTTCAGGTTATGGACCCGTGCACCTTCAACACGGATGGAGCCGTGGCGCAGCTTGCGCAGGAGCTCTGGTGCCGGAGCGGCGGACTTTGCAGGCAAGGGGCGGTAGGGCTGGGGAAAGGGGCGACGAAATTAGCCTCCGGTCCAGCGGTGGGCAGGAGTGGGCCTATATTTGGGTCCGCAGGAAGACAATTTTCAGGGTTCGAGCAATAACCACAAGTAGGCAACGTTCCTCCCCCGTTAGGCGTCTATCCCTCGTACATCCGAAGCCCTGTCCGGGCCACATCAACCAAACCGCCACAGCCGATAGCCAGACCTCTACCCTGACGTTCTCGATCCATCACGGACCAAAACGGGTAAGGCCATGCTATCCAAGCGCACGTTCGCCAAGGCGGCGGTTTCCATCGACGACCAAGAGCTCGTCCAGCTATACCTCAACGGCCAGGAATCGGCCTTCGAGACGCTCCTGCACCGCCACAAGCGGAAGGTGTGGTCGCACATCTACCTGCTGGTGCGCGACCGGGAGCTCACCGAGGACCTCTTCCAAGAGACCTTCATCAAGGTGGTGAACACCCTGAAGGGCGGCAAGTACAATGAGGAGGGCAAGTTCCTGCCATGGGTGCTGCGCATCGCCCACAACCTGGTCATCGATCATTTCCGCCGGAACAAGAAGATGCCGCTCGTGCGCAGCAAGGACGACCACGACGTCTTCGCCGCCATGCAGCAGCCGGGCAAGAATGCCGAACAGAGCCTGGTGAACGTGCAGGTCGATGCCGATGTGCGGAAGCTCATCGACCATTTGCCCGATGAGCAGCGTGAGGTGGTGATCATGCGCACCTACTTGAATATGAGCTTCAAGGAGATCGCTGAGCACACGGATGTGAGCATCAATACCGCGCTGGGCCGCATGCGCTATGCCCTGATCAACATGCGCAAGATGATCGACAAGCACGAGATCGCCTTGGAGCGGGCTTAGGATGCCCAGCGGGTCCGGCCAGACCGGATCCCGATTCACCGGCGGACTCCGAAGGGGGCCCGCCGCACTTTTTCCGGGCCGATGCAATACGGCGGGCGATCCTCCGTTCAGACAGCATCGAAACCACCTACACCGAGCCGATGGCCAACACTACTCTACGCCGCAAGTACGCCCGACACCGACCGATGCCCCCCGCAACCCTAGGCCCCAAGGAATCCACGATCCAGTTGATCCTGAGCTATTCCAAGGCTGTTCAGGCGGTGGAGGCGCCGCCGCTGGGCACCGTTCAGCTGGTTCTGAACTGAGCCGCCACGCAAGAATCGGAGAGGCCCCGTGAAGGGGCCTCTTCCATTTCAGCGGCTGAGCTGGTGCCTCAGCTCCTGGCGGGACACCATGCGCTGCAAGGCCGGGTCCCAAGCCTTCAGTCGGAAGCACGCAACGATATCCCAAGGCCAAAGGCTCGTGCGCTTGGCCTTTTCGCGCAGTTCTGGGATGGCCCGGTGGGCCTCCGGCAGCCGATAGAAGGGGATGTGGGCGTTGAGGTGATGAACGTGGTGGAAGCCGATGTTGCCCGTGAACCACTGCAGCACCGGGTTCATCTTCATATAGCTGCTGCTATCGAGCGCGGCCTTCACATAGCTCCACCCATCCTTGTCAGCGAAAACGGTCCCGGGGAAATTGTGCTGCGCGTAAAAGAGGTAGCTCCCGAGCGCGAAGGTGACCAGGTAGGGGAGGAAGAAGGCGAAGACCAGGTTCTCCCAGCCCAGGAACCACCAGGTGGTGAAGCCGAGCGCACTGTGGAAGACCAAGGTGATGAGGCTGTCCCAATGCCTTCCGCGATTGCTGATGAAGCTGTTGAGGCACATGCCGATGATGAAGACGAACACGTAACCGAGCCCGATGGCGAAGGGGCTCCGGATGAAGTTGTAGGCGAAGCGCTCGCTGCGCGTCAGGCTCTTGTACTTCTCCACGGTCACCACGGGGAAGGAGCCGATGCTGCTCGTGTAAAGCTTGCAGTTGTGCTTGTGATGGTGATCGTGGCTGCGCTTCCAGATGCTGGGCGGACTGAGCATCCACATGCCGAAGAACCAGAAGAAGGCATCGGCCGGCTTGCTGCGGTTGAGGATGCTCTTGTGCTGGTGGTCGTGGTACAGGATGAAGAGGCGCACCAGCGCTAGACCCGTGAGCACACCGAATGCGGCCTTGCTCCAGAGCGGGTCGAAATAGACGGTGCCGAAGTAGCAGCCCGCAGTGACGACCACTGAGACGAAGAGGTGCATCCAACTCCTGGCGCGTTGCTCCAGCGCAAAGGGCCGTGTGGCAAGGATCAGATCCTTGCGCTCGCCGGTGTGCTTCACGGTTACGCGTGGGGGCGCTGGTGCTTCCATCTGCGGTGTGTCCAGAGCCAAAGGTCGGGCTTCTGGCGGATGTCCCGTTGCAAACGATCGGTATGGAGCTGATTGATGTCATTCCCCGACATCGATTTCGGATCAGGAACCAGCACTTCGGCGTGCATATCGTAATGCCCGCGCCTGGCTTGCTGGATGCTGAGGTAGATGACAGGATACCCCAACTTCTTGGCAATCACGCCAGTTCCGGTGAATACGGGGGTGTCCTGGTTGAGGAAGGTTGTCCAATAGGCCCGCTCCGGTGACGGCGTCTGGTCGGCGATGAAGGCCGTGGCTGTGAGCAGCTGCCGGTCTCGCACCATGCCTTTGAAGGTCTCTTGCATGGCATAGAGCCGGTTGCCCAGCCGGGTGCGCATGCGCACGATGAGCTGCTCGAAGTGCGGGTTCTGCAGCGGATGGTAGATGACGTACAGCTGGTGAAGCCCGGGCTCTGCGGCGAAGCGCGCGCCGGCCAGCTCCCAATTGCCGTAATGGCCCATAACGATGATCACGCTCTGATTCCGCTCAACGAATGGCCTGAACACATCGGCGCCAGGGAAACTCACGCGCCGCCGCACCTCTTCGGGCGAGATGGTGAGCGTCTTCAGCGTCTCCAGCGTGAGGTCGCAGAACCAGCGGTAGAAGCGCTTCGCGATGGCCCTGATCTCTGCTTCGTTCTTTTCCGGGAAGCTCTTGCGAAGGTTCGTGAGCACCACGCCCTTGCGGTAACCGATCACGCCGAAGAGGAGGAATCGGGTGCAGTCGCTCAGGAAATAGAGCAACGGGAACGGGAGGAGCGCGATGCCGTAGAGGAAGGGCAGGGCCAGATAGTAGCCGATCGCGCTCATCGGCCGCGAAGATCAGTCGAAGAGCTCCTTCCGCCCCACCACGGAGCAGATCGGGCACGTTCGCGGATCGTGCCCCTTGGCCGGGCAGTGCTCCCGGCCGAAGTAGATGATGCGGAGATGGAGGTCGGCCCATTCCTCCTTGGGGAAGAGCTTCTTCAGGTCGGCTTCGGTGTGCTCCACGCTCTTGCCCGTGCTCAGGGTCCAGCGCCAAGCGAGGCGATGGATGTGGGTGTCCACCGGGAAGGCCGGCACGCCGAAGGCTTGCACCATCACTACGCTGGCGGTCTTGTGACCCACGGATGGAAGCGCTTCCAGTTCTTCCAAGGTGCTTGGCACTTGGCCGCCGTGCTTCTCAAGAACGATCTTTGAAAGGCCGTGTATGCCTTTCGCTTTCGCCGGCGCCAGGCCGCAAGGCCGGATGATGTCCTCGATCTGCTGCACGCTCAGCTTCACCATCTGCTGCGGCGTGCGCGCCTTGGCGAAGAGCAAGGGCGTGATCTCGTTCACCTTCTTGTCTGTGCATTGCGCGCTGAGCACCACCGCTACCAGTAGGGTGTAGGGATCCTCGTGGTCGAGCGGAATGCGCGTGCGCGGGTAGAGTTCGGCAAGCTTGCGGGAGACGAAGGCGGCCTTCTCGGAGCGGGTCATGGATAGCAGCGAGGGCTATAGAATGCCGTGCTTCTCAATGTGTTTGACCATCGCCTCAGGTGAAAGTACCTGATCGTATGTGCTCAGAATCTTGCGCGTCTTGCTATCGTTGGTGATGTTCTGCAAGAATGCCTCGAATTCAGGGTTATCGCGCGCAAGCTTGTCCATTGCATCGAGATCCAGTTGCGCTTTCTGTTTCGCTGGGATCAATATCTCCGATTGTTCGACCTGTTCAGGTTGAAGTTGGATGAGCCCAATGCCGAACGTATCTGCCAAGCTGCGCACTTCCTCAACCACTGAGTCTCCAATCTTGACAGCCACCAAGTATCCTTCGTGTGCCCAGCTTGAATTTGACACCGCTTGGAAGTAGTGCCTTCGCAAGTTGCCCATGTCAAGATCCTTCTTCAACTCGAAGGAGTACAACTTGATCGCTGAAACCGAGATCGAAGCAATGAGGTCCAATAGTTCGTTCTTGTACTCCTTGAAAGGCAGATACACACCAACGATGTCGGGATGGATCCATTCGTTAACCCCTTTCTTTCGCTTTATTGAGTGCTGATCATAAATGGTCTTCAGCTTCGCACCGCGGAAATGTGGCGACGAGTCGGCGTAGTACACCAGCATTGGGTGCAAATCGCGCTCGGAGTAGTTGTTCTTGTCATCGATAGTCGTCGCCTCAACTGTTGGAGAGATGAGCTCCAGGGATGAGCCCTTCAGTCCGAAACGGGTCGGTCGCTTTCCCACCGCGACGAACCTGCTCGCTGTATTGTCGCGTACTTCTACATACAGCCTTGCGCCTAACGTCGCCCACGGTGTCTTGCCCCTCGTCTTGAGCTTCTTGTCCAATCCTCTCTGGACGGCGAGTTCCCAGATCTCGTTTCCAGTCAGTGGTCGATCAACGGCTTTTATAGTTGCTTCAGCAAGTTCTAAGAATGTCATTCTCGTTCTCTTGTATACGTCGCTCTGTTACCATGTGAAGGTATGGGGCGAACTCCCTTTGATGAACGTATGCGACCGCGTCGGCCGAAGTTGTTTGTTCCCAAGGCCTAGTTCACACCATACAGGCGTCATCCATGAACTCCTGATCCACTGCGCGTTCTACTCTTTCCCGAAGCCAGCGGCTTTCACCGCATCAATCACGCCCTGATTGTTCGAGTTGCGCGCGAAGCCCATGGTGAACATGACCGAGAACATCGGGCAGAACTTGTCGGCTTTGAATTGCTTGATCTTCACAGCATCACCTCTGCCAGCTCCTTTGGAGATCAGGTAGTTCACGATATCGAGATTGCCTTTGTCCGCAGCCACCATGAGCAGGTTGATCCCCTCGGCATTGTAATTCGTTCCGCCGGGGAGGCCGGAGCAATTCTGCTTGCCGCTCCCTTCGTAGATCTTCGACACGTACTTGGGGTACTTCTCGACCATCAGTTTCACGAATTCGAGATTGTTGGTGAGGACGGCCGCGAGAACGAAGTCGCCGTTCGTGTAAGTGAAGTTCGGCAGCTTGGCTGCATCACCTGTGCGATCCTTTACGTTGAATCCTTTCTTCTCGTCGAAGTCAGCGTTCGCCCCGTGCTCGATCAGCGCTCTGGCGACCCCGGTCTTGCCGAAGTCGAGCGATTGCATCAAGATGTTCCCCCAAGTGCCGGCAACAACCTGGTTGGGGTCGGCTCCTTTCTCAAGAGGTAAACGGCCATCTGTTCCAAGGTGCTGAACTGGCTCGCTTGCGCATTCGTAATGCGTGTGGGTAGTGTGACGCCCATCTTGGACATGGGTTCCACCAGTCCGGCCAGGTAAGCCACGCGCTCCTCACCTTCCTTGACGCTGATCAGTGCGTTCATCACGGTCTGACCGGTCAAAGGGCCAATGGAGTATTTCTCCAGCGGGTCAGCGCCTGCATCCACCAGCATCTTGATGATCTCCAGATCGCATCCGGTGATGGCCTGGGAAAGCAGGGTTTGCCCGATCTTGGTTTTGACCTTGATGTCAGCACCTGCTGCCAGCAACAATTTCACCGCATCTTCATTGCCCCAGTAGGCCGCGTTGATCAGCGGGGTGAATCCGTTCGCTGGATGAACGAAGTTCAACTCGGACTTGCTATCGATCAGGACTTTCACCACTTCAGCATCTGCCCAGCAAGCAGCCAGGTTCAGTGGCGTGCCGAACGCAGGGTCCAAGCTGTTCACATCTGCACCTGCGGCAATGGCCGTGAGGGCATTCGGATAGTTCGCTCCTTTCAGGGCAGTCCAAAGGTCTTCCGTGGCGCCTGCGAATGAGTGAGGGATGACAATAAGAAACGCAGCGGACGTCATCAGGGTTTTGAGTCGTTGTGACATGGTTCGAGAGTTTGTTGTACTTACGCTGTGGGCTGCGCCGAAAGTAGCTCGGCACACACAACAGTAGACAATAATCGCATGCCGCACGTCTGCGCCGCGCAAGAGTGAAAGAGCTTACCAGGCAGCGCCTCTATCGATCAAGGATCGCTTCGTCAGAAAAGCCTTCAAACTGGAACTACCGCGTTACCAGGTGAATGTATGCGGCGAGGCTTCCCGAACGAAGGTGTGCGACCGCGTCGGCATCTTCTCCCCCTCCACATGCACCAGGTTCTGCTGCTCCGCGAAGACATCCTGTAAGAGCGTATTGGAGACCATCAGTCCGTTCGGTGAGGCGATACCCTCTACCTGCAAGTAGCAGTACAGCGTTTCGCCATCGAGCTCTTTGCCAATCCAGTTCCAAGCGAGCTGTTTCTCCTGGAAGAGCGTTAAGTGCTCCATGAAGTATCGGTTCAGCAAGCTGTCGGCCTTAGGGTGCTCCTTGTCCGAGCCGAGCTTCAACTCGCCTCGTGCGCTCAGCGCGTGTTCGATGTCGTGCGCGGTCATCCGCCAGGTGAGGTCAAGGGTCTTCGTCTCCGGCTTGTGACGGATCGTGAGGATTGACACGAAGAAGTCGTGGGCGGTGAGTGCCACGCTGAATGTGAGTGCAAGTAGAGAGAGCTTCATACCGCGCAAAGATGGGATGGCTTCGGGCCGCGGGCTTCGGGCTGGGCAGTGCTTCGGTTCAACGCCTTGCCCAGCCCGAAGCGCGTGGCCCGCAGCCACTACTTTCGCCAACATGTCCTCGAAGCTCTACCTCACCATTTGCACATCGATCCTTACGAGCACTGCCCTCGCCCAGGATTCCCCGCGTTACGGCCGCGACAAGTTCCGCCAGCTCGATCAGGAACTGCCCACGCCCAACGAGCAGCGGACGGCCAGCGGCGCGCCCGGCCACGCCTACTGGCAGATGAAGGCGGATTACGACATCCATGTGGAGATCACGGAGCCGAAGGCGAGTGAAGGCGTGCTGCCGAAGCTCACCGGCTACGAGACCATCACCTATCACAACCAGAGCCCCGACAAGCTCGAGTACCTCTGGCTGCAGTTGGATCAGAACATCTTCGAGCCGAACAGCGATGCGAACACCACGCGCACCGGCACCCTTGGCGATAGCGTGAGCCTCTCGCAGATCGACAAGTGGGTGAATCCCTTCGAGGGTGGATACAAGATCACCTCGGTGACCGATGCCAATGGGGGCAAGCTGAAGCACACGATCAACAAGACCATGATGCGCGTCGACCTCCCGAAGCCGCTCGCGCCGGGCGCGACGTTCGTCTTCAAGGTGCAGTGGTGGAACTGGATCAACGACCGCTTCAAGTGGGGCGGACGCGCTGGCTACGAGTACTTCCCCGAAGAGGACAACTACCTCTTCACCATCGCGCACTTCTACCCGCGCATGGCCGCGTACATGGATTACAGCGGCTGGATGCATAAGCAGTTCCTGGGCCAGGGCGAGTTCACCCTCGACTTCGGCGACTACACCCTCAGCATCACGGCGCCCAGCGACCACGTCGTTGCGGCCACGGGCGAATGGGCGAATGCATCAGCGGTGCTCACGTCCGCGCAGCAGAAGCGCCTCGCGCAGGCGCGCACGAGCGACAAGCCCGTTATGATCGTCACGCCGCAGGAGGCGCTCGAGAACGAGAAGGAGCGCAGCAGCGGCACCAAGACCTGGGTGTACAAGAGCAAGAACGTGCGCGACGTCGCCTTCGCCAGCAGCCGCAAGTTCATCTGGGATGCGATGAACCAGCCGGTGAAGACCAACAACGTGCTCTGCATGAGTTACTATCCCAAGGAGGGCAACCCGCTGTGGGAACAGTACAGCACCAAGGTGGTGGCGCACACCATCAAGACCTACAGCAAGTTCACGGCCGACTACATCTACCCCGTGGCCATCAGCGTGCACACCGACCGCATCGGCATGGAGTACCCGATGATCTGCTTCAACGGCGGGCGGCCGGAGAAGGACGGAACTTACAGCGAGCGCACGAAGTATGGCATGATCGGCGTGATCACGCACGAGGTGGGGCACAATTTCTTCCCCATGATCATCAACTCCGATGAGCGGCAGTGGACCTGGATGGACGAGGGCCTCAACACCTTCGTGCAATACCTCACCGAGCAGGAGTGGGACAAGGATTACCCCAGCTGGCGCGGCAAGCCCCGCAACATCGTGGACTACATGAAGGGCGACCCCAACGCCGCGCCTGACAAAATGAAGGCGCGCATCGAGCCGATCATGACCAACAGCGAGAGCATCACGCAGTTCGGCAACAACGCCTACGGCAAGCCCTGCACGGCCCTCAACATCCTGCGCGAGACGGTGATGGGCCGCGAGCTCTTCGACCACGCTTTCAAGACCTATTGCGAGCGCTGGAAGTTCAAGCACCCCACGCCGGCCGACTTCTTCCGCTCCATGGAGGACGCGAGCGGGGTGGACCTCGACTGGTTCTGGCGCGGCTGGTTCTACACCACCGACCACGTGGACATCAGTCTGGAGAACATGCGCTACAAGCGCCTATCACCGCGCGATCCATTACTGGCCGAGAAGACGAAGCGCGAGGAGAGGGCGCGCGAAGTGCCCGACCTCAGCCGCCAGCGCAACATTGATGCGAAGCTCGACTTCGTGGTGGATCGCGACCCTGCCACGCGCGACTTCTACAACAGCTACGACCCGCTCACCGCCACGGAGCGCGACATCGCGGCCTATGAGAAGTGGAAGAAGGGCCTGAAGCCCGAGGAGCTCACGCTGCTCAACGAGGAGATTCACCTCTATGAGCTCTCCTTCAAGAACATCGGCGGGCTCGTGATGCCCGTCATCCTGGAGTGGGAGTACACCGATGGCACCAAGGAAGTGGAGCGTATCCCCGCTGAGATCTGGAAGACCAGCGACGAGGTGAGCAAGGTCTTCGTGAAGCGCAAGGAGGTGACACGCGTCACCCTCGATCCCTTCTTGGAGACGGCGGATTGCGACCTCAACAACAACAGCTGGCCGCCGCGCATGGTGCCCACGCGCTTCGATGTGTTCAAGGAGCAGCAGTGGCGCCAGCCGAACCCCATGCAGCTGGAGCGGAACCGGATGACGGGCGGGGAGATGAAGGGGCAGTGATTGCAGGAGCTGGAACCGAGCCCTAGGCTCAATTGCCCGGACCGAATGCCTTCCGCGGATCTGCGCGGTTTCGCCTATTGCTTCACGAAGCGCGCTGATCGCACGCCATCCGTTCCCAGCACCTGCAGCACATACGCCCCGGGGCTGAGTGACTGCACCCCCACCTTTCCATTCACCGCGCGTCCCGCGAGCACCGTCCGTCCGCTCGCATCGGTCACGGCGTAGTTGCAGTTCGGCTCGGTTCCGGCAATCGTGAGCGCCTCGGCAGCGGGATTAGGCGAGATGGAGAAGTTCCCTCCAGCAGGCTCCATGATCGTGGTCACGGTGCTCTGCACGATCACGTGCGTGGTGTTGATCGCCGGGTTCTCGAAGGACTCCACCGTGCCATCGGGCCACTGGATGCTCACTTCCTCCACTTCGGTGTCGGGACCCAGGCCGAAGTGCGCCCCGATGAAGCTCATGTGCGAGAAGCCGTCTCCGCTCCGGATGTCGCGGATCTGCGTGCCCAGCGCGCTGGTGACGGTCACGCGCGCTCCGATGGCGTCGCGGTTGCTGATAGTGCCCTGCGGGTTGATCCGGATCCAATTGTTGCTGTTGCCGTTGTTGCGCTGATAGCCGCCTCCATTGCAGATGTCCAGGAAGCCATCGTTATTCAGGTCGCCGATGGGCCCGTTCCCGGGTGCGTTGGGATCATGGCTGAAAGTGCCGTCGCCGTTGTTGTAGTGCAGCGCACCACCGCCCAGGATGTCGATCCAGCCATCGTTGTTGAAGTCGTGCGCGGTCCACTCGATGCTCAGGCCGGTCCAGAGATCCATGCCGTTCCCTGGAGGCGCATCCGTGAAGGTGCCATCGCCGTTGTTGAATAGCAGCTTGTGCACCGCGCCGCTGCTGGCACCGATCAACGCGTCCATGTCGCCATCGTTGTCGAAGTCGCCCCAGGCGCTGCTCCAGCTCTGGTGGCCATCGGCAAGGCCCAATGAGGGCGCCACATTGGTGAACGCCCCGTTGCCGTTGTTCAGCATGAGCAGGTCCGTGGGATCGCAGCCGCACTTGGCCACGAAGAGGTCCACAACGCCGTCGTTGTCTATATCCGTGAAGATGCTGCCGTAGTTGCCGCAGGTGGTGCCGTAGCCGCCCTGGGTATGCACCAGCTGCCCTGCGCCGTCATTGATGAAAGCCACGTTGGCATCCACATCATGGCAGGAGAAGGCATCGAGGTGCCCATCATTGTTGAGGTCGACGAAGTTGGTGCGCTGGCAGAAGATGTACTGGGGCGGGCTCCATTGGGTGTAGGCCGTGCCATCGCCGTTGGCGGACATGAAGGTGGCGCCGCTGCCCCCGCCGTACAGCAGGTCGCGATGGCCGTTGCTGTCCCAATCGCCCACGGCGAAGCTCCAGGATGCCGTATTCACCGCGTTGGTGGTAGGGAAGTTGGTGACGCTGTACGCGCCGGCATCGCCCTGATAGGCCACGTTGAAGCTGGAATATCCGGGGGACACCATGTCGTCCTTGCCGTCATCGTTCATATCCACAGCGCCTTGAGCGCCACTGACTCCTGGCACGACTGTGTTGGAGAAGAGAACAGCATTATCGGGCACCCACGATTCAAGCACAGAGAAGGTGAATGCGTTGCTCGACCAGTAGCTGTCCCAGGCGATGATGTACGTGGTGCCCGCTGTGGCGCTGAAGGTGGCGATGGAGGTGTAGCCGGGTCCTTCGTCGTCGCCGCCGGAATAGCACGCCAAGGAAGCGCACGTGCC of Flavobacteriales bacterium contains these proteins:
- a CDS encoding sigma-70 family RNA polymerase sigma factor; this translates as MLSKRTFAKAAVSIDDQELVQLYLNGQESAFETLLHRHKRKVWSHIYLLVRDRELTEDLFQETFIKVVNTLKGGKYNEEGKFLPWVLRIAHNLVIDHFRRNKKMPLVRSKDDHDVFAAMQQPGKNAEQSLVNVQVDADVRKLIDHLPDEQREVVIMRTYLNMSFKEIAEHTDVSINTALGRMRYALINMRKMIDKHEIALERA
- the uvrA gene encoding excinuclease ABC subunit UvrA — its product is MRHGSIRVEGARVHNLKNISVEIPRGKLVVVTGLSGSGKSSLAFDTLYAEGQRRYVESLSSYARQFMGRLEKPDVDRIIGISPAIAIEQKVQSSNPRSTVGTSTEVYDHLKLLFARAGETISPTSGQLVKRHTIEDVVAGVNSYPYGSTVLMLSPLAIPKGRSIKEHLDVLQQQGYARVHDGSDVHRIEDLLSDRKTLKGTYFLVVDRLSAVPGDQENESRTADSAETAFFEGHGELILLGEDGRQMGFSDKFELDGITFEEPSPNLFSFNDPVGACPKCEGYGSIIGIDAELVIPDKRLSLYDDCVAPWRGEVLSEWKRDFIRDSSKHDFPIHRPYRELSAEHRKLLWNGAKGLHGIDAFFKYVEEKSYKIQYRVLASRYRGKTTCTECEGTRLRKEARYVKLGGKDITELTSMPIAECLRFFEELELNDAQHRIAARLLKEIGNRLRYLSDVGVGYLTLDRRSNTLSGGETQRIDLATSLGSSLVGSMYILDEPSIGLHPRDTERLIGVLKKLRDLGNTVIVVEHDEEVMRAADHLIDMGPMAGSHGGEVVFSGPFEALASSDGLTARYLTGRERISPPEKHRPVRDRLLLRGAREHNLKDIDVAFPLHMLTVVTGVSGSGKTTLVKRILYPAIKRHLEGFSERPGEHTAIEGDLARIEAVELVDQNPIGRSSRSNPVTYVKAWDEVRQLFSEQEVAKVRGYKPSHFSFNVDGGRCEVCQGEGEVRIEMQFMADISLTCEACKGRRFRDEVLDVKFQGIDVSDLLAMTVDDAIAFFSPHQSLGACARIVQKLLPLQQTGMGYVKLGQSSSTLSGGEAQRIKLASFLTKGQDERPTLFIFDEPTTGLHFHDIAKLLAALGMLIANGHSVICIEHNTEVIKCADQVIDLGPEGGDGGGGLLFAGTPEELAREDSHTGRAMAKAWQR
- the nth gene encoding endonuclease III, yielding MTRSEKAAFVSRKLAELYPRTRIPLDHEDPYTLLVAVVLSAQCTDKKVNEITPLLFAKARTPQQMVKLSVQQIEDIIRPCGLAPAKAKGIHGLSKIVLEKHGGQVPSTLEELEALPSVGHKTASVVMVQAFGVPAFPVDTHIHRLAWRWTLSTGKSVEHTEADLKKLFPKEEWADLHLRIIYFGREHCPAKGHDPRTCPICSVVGRKELFD
- a CDS encoding lysophospholipid acyltransferase family protein is translated as MSAIGYYLALPFLYGIALLPFPLLYFLSDCTRFLLFGVIGYRKGVVLTNLRKSFPEKNEAEIRAIAKRFYRWFCDLTLETLKTLTISPEEVRRRVSFPGADVFRPFVERNQSVIIVMGHYGNWELAGARFAAEPGLHQLYVIYHPLQNPHFEQLIVRMRTRLGNRLYAMQETFKGMVRDRQLLTATAFIADQTPSPERAYWTTFLNQDTPVFTGTGVIAKKLGYPVIYLSIQQARRGHYDMHAEVLVPDPKSMSGNDINQLHTDRLQRDIRQKPDLWLWTHRRWKHQRPHA
- a CDS encoding fatty acid desaturase: MEAPAPPRVTVKHTGERKDLILATRPFALEQRARSWMHLFVSVVVTAGCYFGTVYFDPLWSKAAFGVLTGLALVRLFILYHDHQHKSILNRSKPADAFFWFFGMWMLSPPSIWKRSHDHHHKHNCKLYTSSIGSFPVVTVEKYKSLTRSERFAYNFIRSPFAIGLGYVFVFIIGMCLNSFISNRGRHWDSLITLVFHSALGFTTWWFLGWENLVFAFFLPYLVTFALGSYLFYAQHNFPGTVFADKDGWSYVKAALDSSSYMKMNPVLQWFTGNIGFHHVHHLNAHIPFYRLPEAHRAIPELREKAKRTSLWPWDIVACFRLKAWDPALQRMVSRQELRHQLSR